The genomic interval CAGCTTTTTGCCGTCGAACGCCTCGGCGAAGTTCTCCTGAATCACCTGCGACCCCATGTTCGAGGTCATGATGATGATCGTATTGCGGAAATCCACCGTGCGGCCCTTGTTGTCCGTCAGACGCCCGTCGTCGAGCACCTGCAACAGGATGTTGAACACGTCGGGATGCGCCTTCTCGATCTCGTCGAGCAGCACGACCGAGTAGGGCTTGCGGCGCACGGCCTCGGTGAGCTGGCCGCCCTCGTCGTATCCGACGTATCCCGGAGGCGCGCCGACCAGCCGCGAGACGCTGTGCCGCTCCTGATACTCGCTCATGTCGATACGCGTCATCATCTGGTCGTCGTTGAAGAGGAATTCCGCGAGCGCCTTCGCCAGTTCGGTCTTGCCCACGCCCGTCGTACCGAGGAAGATGAACGATCCGATCGGCTTGCGGGGATCGTTCAGCCCGGCGCGCGAACGGCGCACGGCATCCGAAATGGCCGCTATGGCCTGTTCCTGCCCGACGACGCGCTTGTGCAGCTCCTCCTCCATGTGCAGGAGCTTCTCGCGCTCCGAGGCGAGCATCCGCTGCACGGGAATCCCCGTCCAGCGCGATACGACCTCGGCCACGTCCTGCGCATCGACCTCCTCCTTGATCATCGACCCGCCGGCCGATGCGAGGCGGTACTCCTCCTGAAAGGCGGCGATCTCCTTCTCGGCCTCCTGAATCTTGCCGTAGCGGATTTCGGCCACCCTGCCGTAGTCGCCCTGCCGCTCGGCCTGCTGCGCCTCGACCTTCAGCCGTTCGATCCGGTCCTTGTTGGTCTGTATCTTCTTCAGCAGATCGCGCTGCCCCTGCCATTTGGCGCGCATTTCGGCGTCCCTGGCCTTCAGCTCCTCGATCTCCCTGGTCAGTTGTCCGATGCGCTCCTCGTCCTTCTCGCGGCGGATCGCCTCGCGCTCGATCTCGAGCTGCCGCACGCGGCGGTCCAGCGTGTCGATCTCCTCGGGCACGGAGTTCATCTCCAAACGCAGCCGCGAAGCGGCCTCGTCCACCAGGTCGATGGCCTTGTCGGGCAGGAAACGCGAGGTGATGTAGCGCGTCGAAAGCTCCACGGCGGCCACGATCGCCTCGTCCTTGATCCGCACCTGGTGGTGGTTCTCGTAGCGCTCCTTCAGGCCGCGGAGGATCGATATGGCGTCCTCCTGCGTCGGCTCATCGACCATCACCTTCTGGAAACGGCGTTCGAGGGCCTTGTCCTGCTCGAAGTACTTCTGGAACTCGTCGAGCGTCGTGGCGCCGATGGTCCGCAGCTCGCCGCGCGCGAGAGCCGGCTTGAGGATGTTCGCGGCATCCATCGCCCCCGACGACTTGCCGGCGCCGACCAGCGTATGTATCTCGTCGATGAAGAGCAGGATCTCGCCGTCGCTGGCCGTAACCTCCTGCACCACGGCCTTCAGCCGCTCCTCGAACTCGCCCTGATACTTGGCGCCTGCGATCAGCGCGCCCATGTCGAGCGAGTAGATGACCTTCGATTTCAGGTTCTCGGGCACGTCGCCGTCGATGATCCGCCGGGCGATGCCTTCGGCGATGGCCGTCTTGCCGACGCCCGCCTCGCCCACGAGGATCGGATTGTTCTTCGTGCGCCGCGAAAGGATTTGCAGCACGCGGCGGATCTCCTCGTCGCGCCCGATGACCGGGTCGAGTTTTCCCGAGCGCGCCTGCTCGTTCAGGTTGATGGCATACTTGCCCAGCGCGTCGAACTCCTGCGACGAGGTCTGCGAATCGACCGTGGCCCCCTTGCGGAAGGTGCGGATCGCCTCGACGAGCTCCTTCTCCGTCGCTCCGGCCCGCTTGAGCAGGTCGGCGGCCGCACCGCGCTCGGCCACCAGGCCCAGCAACAGGTGCTCGACCGAGGCATACTTGTCGCCGAAGGTCTTCGTGAAATCCACGGCGCGCTGCACGACGCGCGAAGCGTCCTGCGAGAAGAACTGCTCGCCGCCCCCTTCGACCCGCGGCAGCGACGCCACGGCACGGGCGGCCTCCTCGCGCAGGCCGCGCACGTTCACGCCGACGCGTCCCAGAAGGAACGCCCCGAGCGAATCGTCCTCGCGGACGAGGACGCTCAGCAGATGGAGCGGCTCGACAGCCTGCTGTCCGCGCTCCCGGGCCAGGGCAAGCGCCGCTTGCAGCGCCTCCTGCGCCTTGATGGTTAATGTGTTAATGTTCATATCCGTTTGTGTTTATTCGTTTCGTGTTTCATTCCTTCGTTCAGCAAAACGCCTGCCAACCTCCGCCGTCGGCCATCGTGTCATGTTTTGTCACCCAATGGCACGGCCGTCTGACACGGAACCGCCAAATTGGCGAAAAAAGGAGTCCTCCTCCGCTCCGGAATATTATAATTATTTCCTACCTTTGCAA from Alistipes dispar carries:
- the clpB gene encoding ATP-dependent chaperone ClpB, encoding MNINTLTIKAQEALQAALALARERGQQAVEPLHLLSVLVREDDSLGAFLLGRVGVNVRGLREEAARAVASLPRVEGGGEQFFSQDASRVVQRAVDFTKTFGDKYASVEHLLLGLVAERGAAADLLKRAGATEKELVEAIRTFRKGATVDSQTSSQEFDALGKYAINLNEQARSGKLDPVIGRDEEIRRVLQILSRRTKNNPILVGEAGVGKTAIAEGIARRIIDGDVPENLKSKVIYSLDMGALIAGAKYQGEFEERLKAVVQEVTASDGEILLFIDEIHTLVGAGKSSGAMDAANILKPALARGELRTIGATTLDEFQKYFEQDKALERRFQKVMVDEPTQEDAISILRGLKERYENHHQVRIKDEAIVAAVELSTRYITSRFLPDKAIDLVDEAASRLRLEMNSVPEEIDTLDRRVRQLEIEREAIRREKDEERIGQLTREIEELKARDAEMRAKWQGQRDLLKKIQTNKDRIERLKVEAQQAERQGDYGRVAEIRYGKIQEAEKEIAAFQEEYRLASAGGSMIKEEVDAQDVAEVVSRWTGIPVQRMLASEREKLLHMEEELHKRVVGQEQAIAAISDAVRRSRAGLNDPRKPIGSFIFLGTTGVGKTELAKALAEFLFNDDQMMTRIDMSEYQERHSVSRLVGAPPGYVGYDEGGQLTEAVRRKPYSVVLLDEIEKAHPDVFNILLQVLDDGRLTDNKGRTVDFRNTIIIMTSNMGSQVIQENFAEAFDGKKLPSEVVERTRREVIDLLKQQLKPEFLNRIDEIVMFEPLTRREIERIVDIQLGIVRRMLAENGIRLEYSDKAREWIASAGYDPLYGARPVKRTIQRYVVNDLSKRILAGDVDRSKPIAIDATDEGLTFAN